One segment of Phragmites australis chromosome 13, lpPhrAust1.1, whole genome shotgun sequence DNA contains the following:
- the LOC133889318 gene encoding protein DMR6-LIKE OXYGENASE 1-like, producing MNPTIAKPLLTDLVAQTGQVPSSHVRPIGDRPDLANVDIESGAGIPLIDLKKLNGPERRKVVEAIGRACESDGFFMVTNHDVPAEIVEGMLRVAREFFHLPESERLKCYSDDPKKAIRLSTSFNVRTEKVGNWRDFLRLHCYPLESFVDQWPSNPPSFRQVVGTYSKEARALALRLLEAISESLGLEMSYMVKAMGRHAQHMAVNYYPPCPQPELTYGLPGHKDPNAITLLLQDGVSGLQVQRNGRWVAVNPVPNALVINIGDQLQALSNDRYKSVLHRVIVNSESERISVPTFYCPSQDAVIAPADALVDDGHPLAYRSFTYQEYYDEFWNMGLQSASCLDRFRPE from the exons ATGAACCCAACCATCGCCAAGCCTCTTCTTACTGATCTAGTCGCACAGACAGGGCAAGTCCCGTCGAGCCACGTTAGACCTATCGGCGACCGCCCGGACCTCGCTAATGTCGACATCGAGTCCGGCGCCGGGATCCCGCTCATCGACCTAAAAAAACTCAACGGGCCGGAGCGCCGCAAGGTCGTGGAGGCCATCGGCAGGGCCTGCGAATCCGACGGGTTCTTCATG GTGACGAACCACGACGTACCGGCGGAGATCGTCGAGGGGATGCTGCGTGTGGCACGGGAGTTCTTCCACCTGCCGGAGTCGGAGCGGCTCAAGTGCTACTCCGACGACCCCAAGAAGGCGATTCGGCTGTCCACGAGCTTCAACGTGCGCACGGAGAAGGTGGGCAACTGGCGCGACTTCCTGCGCCTGCATTGCTACCCTCTCGAGAGCTTCGTCGACCAGTGGCCGTCCAACCCGCCCTCCTTCAG GCAAGTGGTCGGCACCTACTCAAAGGAAGCTAGAGCGCTGGCGCTGAGGCTGCTGGAGGCGATATCGGAGAGCCTGGGTCTGGAAATGAGCTACATGGTGAAGGCCATGGGCAGGCACGCTCAGCACATGGCGGTGAACTACTACCCGCCGTGCCCGCAGCCGGAGCTCACCTATGGGCTGCCGGGGCACAAGGACCCCAATGCCATCACGCTGCTGCTCCAGGACGGCGTGTCCGGCCTGCAGGTGCAGCGGAACGGCCGCTGGGTGGCCGTGAACCCCGTGCCCAACGCGCTGGTCATCAACATCGGAGACCAACTACAG GCACTGAGCAACGATCGTTACAAGAGCGTGCTGCACCGCGTGATCGTGAACAGCGAGAGCGAGCGGATCTCGGTGCCGACGTTCTACTGCCCGTCCCAGGACGCGGTGATCGCGCCGGCCGACGCGCTGGTGGACGACGGCCACCCTCTGGCCTACCGGTCCTTCACCTACCAGGAGTACTACGACGAGTTCTGGAACATGGGCCTCCAGTCGGCCAGCTGCCTCGACCGGTTCAGGCCCGAGTGA